The sequence TCCCATAGTAAAGTCAGCTTTAAATATAGTCTGTCTATGGATGATTATGTAGCTGTTGGCGAAGGATCTTCTAAAAAAGAAGCTAAACATGTGGCAGCGTTAAATCTTCTTAAATTGATGATTGATGATAAACCCCAATTATTGAATACTGATTTTAAACAATGGGATTTTGACAATCATGTGGTCTCtccatttgataataatattaaagtgaacgCTGTTGGACAATTGAATGAcatttgtacaaataataaacttgGATTGCctgaatttaatttagttagagAAGAAGGACAAGCCCAtgctaaattatttactatgagtTGTCATGTAGCTAAAATGGTTGAAACAGCTACACACAAAACCAAAAAACAAGCCAAACATTTGGCCGCTGTTCAGATGGTAAACAAATTAATGTCCATTGACCAGTCACTAGTTATGGAATCACAAGTATCATCCGACTCCAAAAGAGTCTTGGAACAAGTTGAAATTATCAAATCAGAGCTGTCAAAAAAGTCTATGCCTATGGATGAACATATAACTAACTATCATATgctttttaaaacatttgaatgGACAGAATCTGATACACTTATTAAGATTATCGATCAGTAccacaaaaataatgatttggaATTACCTGAaccttataacattttaaacaaagttGTCACTGAAAGTGGAATGTGCTTAACTTCAATACCTATGGATGaagaatttgttaatttaagatataaaagtTATTGTATGCTTGCTATAGAAAATGTATACCCTCATATTTATGGTGTGGGTGAAGCTGACACCATTGAACAGGCTAAATGTATTGCTGcgaaaaatttacttattgaaatttgtatattattaaattaaatacacttaGTTTTATTCTGccataattcaaatcaaataaaaaaaaaaaaatggttatgtattagttatttaattttaattgtattgtttattattttattattatataaaaatttctattttttttatattataatgtatcatatttattaaactcatgtattacattaatttagcgctaaaacaaattttatattattaatataatttttttacaatttaataatatatacattttattttgttcatgaaatgtttaattaaaagcaGTGTTACCCATATTCctgttttttcattattttaaaagtaattggaATTTTTATCTCAGATTACCAAATTACAGCAAGACCTCACTAATCAGACTTATATGGTTCAATGTTTGTTTGATTATTAAGCGtaagaccaaaaaaaaaataaaacatacattacaaaaattaatacaagaatgtatattaaattacatacagTTTATAGCCTCATCAAGATTTTTGATTATTTCTGCTTTTTCAATTAATGTTAATGTTGTATGCTTACATTTTACCGCTTTAGACATTGCAAATAGACATAAACAAAGCAACAATAACTTGTCTAATGACAAATTAAGAACTGGCATGTTATGAGGATTACCCTTCTGCATTCAATGTAAGCAACCCCTCACAATCAAACATATAGTCCAAAATTTACAATGTCAAGATATTACAGAATAACCTAATACAGCaagtattacatatattacatttacatgtatacataaatttaaaactaacaatATTGATACCAACATTTATTGatgatattaaatgtaattaactatTACAAACGTATATCCATTAAAATTGGATGTGAACATTATAACAGAGaatcatgaaaattaaaaattaaaaatccactGAGTAGTCAACGGTCTTTGCCGATTTTTCCCTACATAATTTAAtcacaaaactattttattgtttatcttgttataaataataatgataataataataatactgtaaacttggaaatatatatatttttataaaacatgaaaaaaaatcgcacaataatagaaaaatatacccatataaaataacatataattaaatacatacatttataaaaaatatagttgagaataaaaaaaataaatttcatataaaatattcattttaaaattataataaaaatttgttataaaataatactgaatcaagtaaaacaaaaaaaattattgcatttgttttcacaataattttccaataaactattgtaaattgtcaattaaatattgcattttgGTTTTCAATAATCATATGTAATGCACTTATATCGCGATTCATGTCTGGTATTGTACCTTTGAAATCAATTAAATCAGGCATTGGCATAAGAGTTGGCGCAAAAACTGTGCTTAGATTTTGAGCagtcattttattttcatctaaTCGTAAAGtcaccctaaaaataaaataaaaggattAAATATGATATCTTACAATTTCTACTGTGTcttgttaaatacatttatacaaataaatatacttggaaattatatataatgtattttcacttatataaacgtaaaaataaatacattataaataattataccattacaattacaaaaaaataatttaaaaaggataagtaattgaaaaaaatttaagttaccaAACTTGACAAATttgggttaaaaataaaacaaaataaaagagACCTCATAATATcacttattaacattattaaaactcatattatattatattcaagctAAGAAATGTACTCGGCGATGACATATTTTAATTGGCTATATTCAGGAGACACATGTCCATTATAATTTATCCCCATAGAGTAGTATCTGTATGCCTAATGTATAGTTAAGTAGTGCTCCTGTGTAAAAGTTGACTgccaaatatgttatttaacttGAATAAGGTATGGcgtaattttagttttgaacAAGTCTATTATTATAAGGGTGAATTAAATACgagtaataatgattaatgagtaatgactacgtaggaacaaattaatttgagttctaattataatttacctgtGCAAATGAGCCATTAAATAGCTTAAAGTATTAAAGTGTGCTGGAGGCAATTTTTTCAGAGCGGCTCTCATTTCAGCTAATCTTTCCCAGGACAtttgaatttctaaaaaaaaagaaatgttttaaatacattaatctaaatattaacatGTTTACCTACCTAAAGCTTTTATGACTAAGGGATGGACATCATATGTGATTAGTGGTATTGGAAGCAATCtgagatacatttttaaaatactagcTACTACGTGTATATTTTCATAAGCTTGATCATCCATTATTGTTCCTTTACCATCTGAaaacaattaatgtaatatattttattaggtcaatcataacgtttttttttcttgggtaataaaaattaaattaaatttatatactataaatatatttttttaatgagactTTTGAATGCATAGAATAATAAAGTGATTATAATTCTACCTTTATCTAAAGCTAATCTCAAACTATCCATTTCTTCTTGAAAACCAGATACTCTGTAAATTCCTTCAGCAGACATGCCACGCCTTTCAATTTCTTCAACACATTTGTCTACAACAAACGGTCTATTTGTTTTATAGGCCTTAACATGAGTAGTTAAATCAATGCCAAAAACGCCtcgaaacaattttaaatctggATAACAATCTGGTGGCAACTTTTCAGAACACTTGAAATGTGCACTGAAACCAcaatctaaaacaaaaatgaaattaattgtaattattaaatttaaaagaaaaaacatctAGACATTTATACCTTCACATTTCACGCCTTGCTGAgtaaaaccccataaaaaattACTACACAATTCACACCAATTAAGCCCTTTAAAGttatgtgttttaaaattgtgaGGCTTGTCATAATCCACTACTTCTTCACAATTTAGCTGTCTCGGTTTTAGTTTTTTGATTGTTTTACGTTTGAGTTTATTTAACGTCATATAAGGACTTTTTTCATAACTTATTAAACTATGCATTAAATAGATGTATTTTCCAGCTTTAGATTCCATGTACAATGTTACCTATTGtaaaaaacaaacttttataaatttaaaaataatacaatagaaaatgatttaatttaactcaatgcaaataatatttttagaaacattttaatgtataaagtaaaaatataattcatacaattttaattttttaaatacctaatgaactatttaataaatctatataaaattataaaatcaatagtacATTTAAAAAGAGATAGGCTAattgttgttaaattaattttatgcaaaCACACTATACAGTTGAGTAAAAGccagttataatatttgtacaaattcattattcaattacattattaagtataagccaTACTAAACTTCTTAGACTCTTGTAAGTGCAActcacatttaaaatataaaggaaCTGCaatgagttttaaattaaagaacCAAAAACATCATGGGAAAGCCACATCACAAACAAAATAAGTAAACATAATGTCTGGTATATCAAGATATTAACTGcactgaatattaataataattaataatataaacatgggCGCAACAAGGGGGTAGCTCCCAAATTTTCTATACTaggttttttacaatatttgtacaatttctAATttgctaattaataatttacgagtattgattagtaaaattaatttatcaaaatataaatggaaACTTCAAATGCGTTTATTATTGTAGTCTCTAAGGCGTACAGTATAGGTACACAAATACCTAGAATCagtaggttttatttttaagaggacatagtacccgcatgtgttgtctccgtcttacacacgtacaacataccaaattttcgttcaccagtttcagtattaaagtgaattgacctattataaaatttaaaggtaagattattatccagggTCCCACGTagctttttaatgttattattatttttaagtaagttatgatctttttgaaactgtacattttaaaattatcataaattcataactgtTAGATCCTTGCAGTTAACGATTACTAGTGAAAGATCTTTTTCTGTAATGCGAAGAGTGAAGAATTGGCTTCGAACAAGcctacaataaaattgttttaaaaatctagcttcattatattatattgaaaaagaaATTACCAACAACATAAAtactgaaaacattttaaacaagtttgcattaattaataacagaaaaaataatttattataacaatataatatgagcattatgatattatataggtactatattatattaaattttttttttgtgtataataattttgcttaTCATAAATTATGGGGGGGGGCTTTTATGTTGTACTATAGATTTTAGCACTCCCATACATTTTACCCTAGTTGCGCCCATGAATATAAACCatattaagttttgaaaaatcatttgactaaaatatacaaacaatttgtgaaaaataaaacattttatttaattaaaactttttaattttttaaaaaaagaatatttttgtataattaggtagtgttataagtaattataatattatttttatttagaatatcacctgttatatttaatttaacttactaaTCCATCTGCAACAAGATCATTAATTGTGTTAAAACGTTTTTGTGACACATAATGTTGTccgtcataaaataatttatagtgatgGACTTTTCCAAATAttctaaagaaatatattaatgaataagtttgtttataattaacaacgtatgaaataaattattgaaattctgTTTACTTTAATGATAGTGTATACGTCTTATCGTCTGAACTGGTACTTAGTCGTATCAGATAGTTACCATCatctattaataatgaatttgctTCTTTATGATTCATCGCACCGTGATATTCAAGACCATAGAAAAATGGACATCCAGACACAGCGCTAGGTGCAAATACTGGTTGAGGCTTAGGGGATTCTTGTTGgagtttataaactataataatgattgtaagtattaaataaattttattacttataatatgtaattgataCAAATACATACGATCAGGTTTCCAAACAATGCTGATTGGAGATCCATTTTCGTCAGTTACTGGAGTatctataaattcaaaaatgtaggATTCACATTACCTtcttatttaataggtatattagttTGTTATAATAGAACACAAAATTGCATTGAACAATTAGTTTAAAATCTATTGACAAAAATCACAATTGGTTATAATTACCATATACTTCTTTACGTTCTTCCTTCTCCATTAGTTATGCTCCAGAATAATAGTTACGATTAActgattttacattattaaatctaaaacaaCGTTTAAAGAATGTtaagtaaatttgtaaaattgtaattgttttcCTTCTAATTGGGTACTAACAACTAACAAGTGGTATTTTTTAcagtaaacataaataattgattattttcaaataaagtataagaaaaacgcttaaaaaaataatagaaaaataattcaataggtacctattaatataaattataaacgaaaaaaaaaattgaatacccAATATTTGGCTGATACCTACTGAATAACACAAATTTACTTCATTGAGGAGTATTGATAACACAGAGTTTTTGACAAACAGTTTacattaaaaaacttttaaaatatgttcttacTTCTTATCATTTACTCATACGTCTTATCACGGAATcacaaatcattaatttttaagatacctACTCATACTATTTTAGAATGTATTTCCAATGAGGTTATCGATTACCTATCCAAAATTATGCGTAAAATGTCACAGTATTATGATTCTTCGGCCGATTAGCGTAATCGAGACATCAAGACCAGAGGACGTAAGAAcggtaagataaaaaaaatcgcaataactcaaaaaaaatgtacccatactaataatgatattttaatttgatattcctaatatattattacacgatCCCCTTTACAACACGGCCCGTTAGGAGCGGATTTAAGCGCAGGCTATATGAGCCCGCGCCACAAGTGCCCTCACTACACATCACacgactaaaaaaacaaaaaaaagcttcggctaataattaaatagtattattatgctggaacattttttctaaaactaaaattggttttacgtaatgaaaaaattgttatttttgaagACCCGCATATatactttacataatattttcgcaGTTAACGAGTTGTGGCCCGACGAAATTTCTTGTACACGAGTTGAGTCTCGATGATAAAAGTGGGGTACACGAGTTGTGTCCCAATGATAAAAGAGTGATACACGAATTGAGtccaaaaagttttataaagttttacacAAGTTGTGTGCTGATAAATTCaaatcgatattttatattatattagaaatctatttttactataataatatgacttttttatacgaactttttcatttttcgtgtaaaatattataatatataacattattaatattttacttttaactttttaatagaCAAATTcacaatttgaatttataaacattgttGGACACAACTCGTTTGCAgccaatattttattaggtaatagAAATTTAGGGATGCAAacgtttttcgtttttttttttttttaagtgtaataGCCTATCAAGAAAACACTACCATCAACTAGGAACAATGAAGACTTTGCAGTGGACGATCAAAGTCCAATAAatagtgaaattaaaattaataatgatagatGATCGATGATCTTATATTATCTTAACAATATTCTACCTGAGCATTCTGAAATTACATTAAATGACTCATTTCAGAAGAGACCTGGAAACAGGACCGACTTATATACTAAATGTAAATACTTAGTAAaacgtgaaataaaatattacctaacctatttcaaaatgtaattcTGTATATAGAGAGAACTTTGAATTTACGAAATTCACAATTCCTATAGTAAgagataacaataaaatattttatgctacatgtatcattgtaatatttataacgaaAGTGTcatcaatatatcaatatatgaaaatatgagtataataatatgaaagtatATGACACGTCTCTGCTTTTATTGCTTAGAACAAATCATAATGAtgctatatgtattattactctACTCTTGAATCATAGGTACGTTTACTGAAAACAAGGCGTATTAACAGGAGACAGTGGTGGATCTAGGACTTCaagtaaactaatttaaaaatgtatagtttttaatttatttgtcttctcgatttttttctttcattttttaatgtcaaacgcatcttttattttagttattttacccATGTGaactttataatagtatacacctATATCATTCTGtgctaatatagtaatatgtcgTACTATCGTAGACtcgtaagtaggtacctattcaaTATTCAAAGTCTTTTAAACGATTAGATATCTAGGTTTCCTGTCATTGGCGGATTAACGGGAGTGGGAAGTGGGGGAGCGGCCAAGTCCCTCCTCGACTGTTAcgttatattttgtaagttCTAACACATAAAAtcctaaatattgtatttacaaaattatatgatatactcgtataataaactttcccgatttttaaaaatagtaaactcTCCCGgatcaatattatgtttacttgaAATAAATGTGTAAACTATCCCGGGTTGCTTTAAATGATATTTGAAAGTTGGAAACGTTTATGTATTCACATTagctgtaataattaattaatgcctCCATCGATGGCGACTATCCTATTAT is a genomic window of Rhopalosiphum padi isolate XX-2018 chromosome 4, ASM2088224v1, whole genome shotgun sequence containing:
- the LOC132928298 gene encoding uncharacterized protein LOC132928298 isoform X1, whose translation is MKMNESIILDLQDKSAHISSLNKTPASIVQEYAAKNRLVPQYDLIHNGISHSKVSFKYSLSMDDYVAVGEGSSKKEAKHVAALNLLKLMIDDKPQLLNTDFKQWDFDNHVVSPFDNNIKVNAVGQLNDICTNNKLGLPEFNLVREEGQAHAKLFTMSCHVAKMVETATHKTKKQAKHLAAVQMVNKLMSIDQSLVMESQVSSDSKRVLEQVEIIKSELSKKSMPMDEHITNYHMLFKTFEWTESDTLIKIIDQYHKNNDLELPEPYNILNKVVTESGMCLTSIPMDEEFVNLRYKSYCMLAIENVYPHIYGVGEADTIEQAKCIAAKNLLIEICILLN
- the LOC132928298 gene encoding uncharacterized protein LOC132928298 isoform X2 yields the protein MNESIILDLQDKSAHISSLNKTPASIVQEYAAKNRLVPQYDLIHNGISHSKVSFKYSLSMDDYVAVGEGSSKKEAKHVAALNLLKLMIDDKPQLLNTDFKQWDFDNHVVSPFDNNIKVNAVGQLNDICTNNKLGLPEFNLVREEGQAHAKLFTMSCHVAKMVETATHKTKKQAKHLAAVQMVNKLMSIDQSLVMESQVSSDSKRVLEQVEIIKSELSKKSMPMDEHITNYHMLFKTFEWTESDTLIKIIDQYHKNNDLELPEPYNILNKVVTESGMCLTSIPMDEEFVNLRYKSYCMLAIENVYPHIYGVGEADTIEQAKCIAAKNLLIEICILLN
- the LOC132928297 gene encoding N-chimaerin; its protein translation is MEKEERKEVYDTPVTDENGSPISIVWKPDLYKLQQESPKPQPVFAPSAVSGCPFFYGLEYHGAMNHKEANSLLIDDGNYLIRLSTSSDDKTYTLSLKIFGKVHHYKLFYDGQHYVSQKRFNTINDLVADGLVTLYMESKAGKYIYLMHSLISYEKSPYMTLNKLKRKTIKKLKPRQLNCEEVVDYDKPHNFKTHNFKGLNWCELCSNFLWGFTQQGVKCEDCGFSAHFKCSEKLPPDCYPDLKLFRGVFGIDLTTHVKAYKTNRPFVVDKCVEEIERRGMSAEGIYRVSGFQEEMDSLRLALDKDGKGTIMDDQAYENIHVVASILKMYLRLLPIPLITYDVHPLVIKALEIQMSWERLAEMRAALKKLPPAHFNTLSYLMAHLHRVTLRLDENKMTAQNLSTVFAPTLMPMPDLIDFKGTIPDMNRDISALHMIIENQNAIFN